In a single window of the Cervus elaphus chromosome 1, mCerEla1.1, whole genome shotgun sequence genome:
- the WT1 gene encoding Wilms tumor protein isoform X8: MCAYPGCNKRYFKLSHLQMHSRKHTGEKPYQCDFKDCERRFSRSDQLKRHQRRHTGVKPFQCKTCQRKFSRSDHLKTHTRTHTGKTSEKPFSCRWPSCQKKFARSDELVRHHNMHQRNMSKLQLAL, encoded by the exons ATGTGCGCTTACCCAGGCTGCAATAAGAGATATTTTAAGCTGTCCCACTTACAGATGCACAGCCGGAAGCACACTG GTGAGAAACCATACCAGTGTGACTTCAAGGACTGTGAACGAAGGTTTTCTCGTTCAGACCAGCTCAAAAGACACCAAAGGAGACACACAG GTGTGAAACCATTCCAGTGTAAAACTTGTCAGCGAAAGTTCTCCCGTTCCGACCACCTGAAGACCCACACCAGGACTCATACAGGTAAAACAA GTGAGAAGCCCTTCAGCTGTCGGTGGCCCAGTTGTCAGAAAAAGTTTGCCCGTTCAGACGAATTAGTCCGCCATCACAACATGCACCAGAGGAACATGAGCAAGCTTCAGCTGGCGCTCTGA